The following DNA comes from Kitasatospora sp. NBC_01287.
TGATCGGAGGCGGGAGCGGACCGACCGGATTCACATCCGGTGGGAGTCAGCGGCCGGGCCTCGCACTGCTGGCTCGGACAATCAACTCGGGTGCAACTACGGCCACTTGGTGGGTTCTGTCACCCTCGGCGGCTTCTGGATCAGGAAACTGGACGCGGTGCAGCAGCAGTTCGAGACCGCGGCGCCCGAGCTCCCCGAAATGCTGGCGGACGGTGGTGAGCGGCGGGGTGAGGAATCCGGCCTCGGGGATGTCGTCGAATCCCACGACGCTCACGTCCTCGGGGACCCGTCGCCCCGTCTCGTGGAGGGCACGGACGACTCCCAGCGCCATGTGGTCGTTGGCGCAGAAGACCGCGGTCACCCGCGGGTCGTCGGCCAGCCGCAGGGCCGCCTGGTATCCCGACCGCGCCGACCAGTCCCCCAGCAGGCTGTCGGGCACCGGCCGCCCGTGGTCCTCGAGTGCGCGCCGCCATCCCGCCCGACGGGCCTTGGCCTCCAGCCAGTCGTCCGGTCCCGCGACGTGATGGACCGTTCCGTGCCCCTGGTCGAGCAGGTAGCGGACCGCTGCCCGGGCGCCGGCCTCGTTGTCCACGCCGGCGCCGGGCAGCCGACCCGGATCCGTGGGCCCGACCGTGACCATGGGAACGGTGGCGATCTGCCGTGCCAGCGCCACCATCGCGGAGACTCGCGAGGCGATGACGGCGATTCCCTCGACGGCCTGGCCCCGGAGCCGGTCCACGGCCTCGTGGACGGAGAGGGTGTCCTGGTCGCGCAGGCTCGCAATGCTGATGTAGTAGCCTGCGGCCCGGGCGGCCTGCTCGATTCCGTAGAGCATTTGAGAAGGCCCGTAGAGAGTGGTGTCGGAGCTGATCACACCCAGGGTCCGGGAACGACGGGTGACCAGCGCCCGCGCTGCGGTGTTGGGACGGTAGTCCAGCTTCCGAATCGCCGCGAGCACGCGTTCCCGGGTCTGCGCCCGCACGTTCGGGCTGCCGTTCAACACACGCGAGACGGTCTGGTGGGACACGCCGGCCAGAGCGGCCACATCCGCCATCACGGGCTGCGCCCCGTTGGCGGTTCTAGTTTCCGGCATGACCTCTCCCGAATCAGG
Coding sequences within:
- a CDS encoding LacI family DNA-binding transcriptional regulator yields the protein MAVGRPRAALEILASPDSGEVMPETRTANGAQPVMADVAALAGVSHQTVSRVLNGSPNVRAQTRERVLAAIRKLDYRPNTAARALVTRRSRTLGVISSDTTLYGPSQMLYGIEQAARAAGYYISIASLRDQDTLSVHEAVDRLRGQAVEGIAVIASRVSAMVALARQIATVPMVTVGPTDPGRLPGAGVDNEAGARAAVRYLLDQGHGTVHHVAGPDDWLEAKARRAGWRRALEDHGRPVPDSLLGDWSARSGYQAALRLADDPRVTAVFCANDHMALGVVRALHETGRRVPEDVSVVGFDDIPEAGFLTPPLTTVRQHFGELGRRGLELLLHRVQFPDPEAAEGDRTHQVAVVAPELIVRASSARPGR